taaatatttttttgaatgatagaatCAAAGCCAAAACACATTCTGTGTCCCACTCTCCCCTATATGTAAAAtgattaaaatcattaaaatcacatttacagTGCAAAAATCCTCTTAATGaattattgtttacaataatTATAGCATTAAAATCCTTTATTACTTTACTTTGCTAGTATTGCTctattatttttatatcattatcAAATAAAAAGCTGTAAGGCAATGAGACAGGAAATAACCCAATGTATACAGTAAGTAATATATACTCCAGCCAATGAGTTCATTTCACTCACCGACTGGGTCGACTGAAATAACCTAGATTTCTGGGTTAAATGATAAAACCCACTTGGGTCAAACCAACCCAGCAGTATGCTTTCACACATTCATGATTAGTTTACCAATTAGTTTGCAGTTGCAATTGTGGCaaaattgttaaaattaaaaagaaaactttAAAATTAATTCAGGAACTTGGTGAATGATTATTCATTGGTTAGTggtaaaagaaatgtaaaaacaaattctATGTGATGAAGCATTTTGTGAAGCCAAGACCTTTTGTTAGTCGTATGCAAATCTTGTTATtcttatgcaaaaaaataaaaattttgaaaGTCAAATCTGTCTAAACTGAGATAAGATTTCCAGCACAGAGTTGATTTTAGAGAGAAGAAGAGAATTGAGAAGAAGAGCATATAGACATCGGGTAAGATACTTTACTGATGTTATAATATTGTAGAACTGAACTGTTAAGAGAAGtgtcttgttttttattttatttaatgtttagaATAGAACAGTCATGAATATTCACAATTAAAAATCTGATATTTCTGAATCATTCTCTGAAGTGAAGTGTATCAACACATGTCAAAttaaaaggaaatgtaaaagacatttatttaaaagaaaatgacaagATATTAAATGACTTTAAAGCAGAAAAGCCatcagaataatttttttaatgaaacatgGCTATCCTGAAGTAGGAGAGATAAGGAGTGTCGTAACATCATTTGTGACACTGTGAAagcccagctaaagtcatttttttagatttattgttttctacatacaGTAAAATCATCCCTAAtgagaacattctgtgaaaatacaaCCTTAAAATCTTATGGCTGTGTCTTTCCCTTTTTAACCAAACGAttgtttaaaataacccagcatttacATTTGTTTGTTAAATTTAGACCATTCTCACccgattttttgttttttatttattttagcttttccatttggttttattttttgtcttgaagctgctacattttattattatgctTTTAATACACcctaaatgctgggttattttcaacccagcgttggctcaaaaaagggacaaacccagctgttTGGTTAAATTAATCTTAAAAAAACAGCCAAACAACCCTTATctataaaaaaactttatctTTCAAAATCTTTTTTGTTCTTTATCTGTGACAGTattctttgttttctttaacTCAAAACATAGTCGCTACAAAAGCATGGCAAAATGACAAAAAGATATATACTGTAGAGTGCATGCACATTtatttgttgaatcaactcagatttcaAGAAGATTTCagaagtcatttcaacttatatatcttgactagagatgagatgttataactacagaatgaactttttttttaagtttagcaACTCATCTCTAATAGTAagctgagttgattcaacaaaaaatttaaaggtgacatagaatgattgaacggggtatttatccttgttctgtgatgtgacatgtagacaaataatttttttttttgggtctgtaatgccttagaagcttcctaaaaacctctctcagatagctctattagggtgggggattttaaacaagtggttttgcacttatttggctccccctactggcttaacttgcaatctcattactgattggctgactttgctgccactcaaaaaatgtagccaattattttaaagtgaaggggcagttagatgcctgtgatgtcataagcatcagtttttcaaattgggccgttttctggctgacatttccaaaagaggaatttctatgagactgagatgtttagcatgtctagaactttttgtatgtttgtgaatgcgggtagacttccattattcaacaaagacaaggtaaaaatggtttttcattctctgtcccctttaagatattttacagtgtaggggAAAATATGCACAGGAAAAGTTGTGTACCTTTCAAAATATAGTAAACAATAAAGTGCTTTCTGTCTGAATAGTCACATTTAAGTTAAGTTTTGATTGTGTGATCTTTGCGTGAATTTCTTAACAAAAACAAGTGCCAAGTTGTTTAACAGACAAATACTAatgtgtcattttattaatttattctttACTTATATACAGCATTCAGATTGAGATCAAAACCGAGAGACAGTCATGTTTGGAATTCTTCTGACTGTATCATTGTTTAGCCAAGGTAAGAGAAGGTTTTTACTActctttgtgtgttttttttttttggtttttggaTGGAGCATTGCTGTGTTTGGATTGACGCCTGTGTGATGATCAATGACATTTTTAACACTCTTTTCAATTTGAAGGTCTTACAATAGTGAGCTATGGAAAAAGTTTCATCACAGCATTTCCAGAGAATTTAGGTTTCTTTTATCCAAACACTTCAAGTAGACTGAGAGTCACCGCCCTCTATGACGGTACATTTGTCAACATCTTCTACAACGGCAGCAGCACACCAACACAGACGACTTCTTTAATGCTGAAAGGCCAAACAGTAAAGGTGGCGTTTCAAAAATCTGCTGAAGTATATCAACTCAACTACTCCACACAATCTATCAGAATCACCAGTAACAAATACATCGCAATACATTATGTCAGTAGTACAGCTTTTGAGGGTGATATAATCTCTGCCCAGACTAATGTTGTTCAACCCGATGAAAATCTCGGGATGAATTATCTGATCCCCTCACTGAACTACACAAACTTTCTCACAACGTTTGGCATATCCCAGTCAACCTCCTCGTTCACAAGATACGACTCATTCAGACTGATCATCATCAATGCTGAGGACACAGAAAACAATATCACGATAGTCAAGAACATATCAGACAAAATTCAATTAGTAAACTTCACGATCCCATCATATCAACTCATCCAGTTGCAGGCCGATGATTCAATGATGATGGTTAACTCGAGTTGTAAAATAGCTGTGCTGCTGACTCACCCGTGTCTATATACAACAGACTGTTCATGCAGCATGATAGTCAATCAGATTCTTCCTGTGAGATTTCAGGGTCAGAACTTTGTTGTGCCCTTCATTCCACATATAACCCAGAGAAAGTTATTTATGACATCAAATAACAAGACAAGCTCGCTATCTCAAAACAATAATCAATTAACTCCTAGTTCATCAGGGTTCCTGTCACTGTCATTGGATTTGAACGCCCAGTACGTAACCGCATCGAGGAACGTGTCCCTCAGAATGATCAGTCCAGGACTTTTCATCGAATTGATCCCAGAAAACCAGTTTGCCGCCTGCTACCTCCTGGAGTTCTATTCAAGCAATCAGTTGGTGGTTGTGATAGCTAAAACTGACAGCAGACATTATTTGCAAACAGATACAGGCCCACTATACCCTATCTGGTATGTGATTTCTAACACACAATATTCTATAGCTGTAATACGTTTATCAGTTTCACCGACCATTATCTGGCATCAAACCTCAAATATCGCCGTTTATATAGTGGAAAAAAGTGGTGACTTAATTTATGGAGGCCCAGCTATACCAATAAACGAACAACCAGGTAAAAATCATTTTGTTTGAATTAGTAAGCAATCATCTGTGATGCAGGTGCAATTAATTGTTGtaaaacacaattttaatgttttttttgtgcactCAGATCCAAATGGATGTAAGATTCCTGGAGAGTTTGTAGTTGGAGATAAGCCTCTTAAATGGACTGAGTCCCTGGCTTACTGCACAATCATTCAAAGTGAATTTGCCTGTCCTACAAATGAAGACGTCCAGAGAGAGTTCGCCAAGCAGGTTGACACAGCAAATGTGGAGGGTTGGATCGGTCTTCGTCGTAGCCTAATGACTACAGCCTGGTACTGGCAGACGAGTACAACATCAGCATCACCATCTGTGAATTACGTTTACTGGGCCAATGGGCAACCACAGGCCAAAAGAATGGGATTTTGTGCTTCACTGTCACTGAATCAAACAGATGATTTTAAATGGAAAACTGCAAGCTGCTGTGAGAAAAAGCTTCCCGTCTGCTACAAACAACCAAAAAACCTTGCTCCTTTATCTATGTTATCTACAGTATACTCTCTATAGTCGGTTTCAGCAACATAAACAATGGCTTTTGTGGAACAgacataacttccggtaaactcagctaagaataaataacaacaaagtccttttagagtagtttatttcttaaacaagcaaaataaacaacaagtagattaccttagttcttatttcatagctaaagcatataaaaacgacactgagctaacgttgctgtgtaaaatgtgtactgtatacaatgttaactacaaaccagctgccaaacctcccttcacatagcggtgatccatgatcgccttctccccttgtctttaggaaaccaaaacacttgtgatttttgacgaggtatttgttccagagttcattttagccactagtcagaccgttaaacaaacagaaaccggaagtaaagttgcGACCAAACGCGCAACCGTGACAACGCAATTGCGTCTGATTAAACCGTCTAAAGAGGGTATGCACTTGACGTCACCTTCGTCGAAAATGACTGCAgttacgcccactgagtggcaaaagacagagCGGCAGAATTTGTGTACAGTGTGATCAGCGAAAACACATGGGTATAAGCGTATTCATTTTCACCAAAGGatcttgtgtgtatttataatataatgccACTGATATTTCAGTGTATTTTTAATAACCACCTGTTCAGTGTAGTTTCTGGTGGGAAACTTTATAatcaattattattaaattattcaaAATAGATTTGTAATGCATGTTCAAAGACGCTTCTGTTagataaaaataatgtttaaattagcatttaaaagacatttttAGTAGTTTGAAATTATCTTGTTAGTAATAAGTGAAAGATCTTATTAGTAGTGTAAAATGAAAGCAGATTTCTAAACTGTACCCACATCTTTCAATTTTTTCCAAAAAGTTGTCTGAATTTGTATAATCAGATAAAAGAACTTAAAAACTTTACTCTTTACCCATTCAAGATGCTGTAATATTAATGTGACTTTATTAACTTCTTTTCATGTGCTCAGAAACTATGGGAAGTTTGTTAATGTAGAAACCAGGCATAAAAGTTGAGCATATATAAATACTGAAAGTAGTGAAGGTTGTACTTCACTCTTTTCGTAGCTAGGGGTGTTGAATCACTGGGGCTTTGTTTACATTGAGGTATGATTCTGTAAAgcaaaaacaatacatactgtaaaaaacactgtgcaaataaaatttatcttgtTGTGCTGCCTAACTTTTTCCAACActgtgagtaaattatctttaAAATGGTTACACATTATCAACATCAATTAGCATTTAAGAGACAACATTCAAGATTAAGCTTCATGAGCTTGTCCAGTTTTTAcctataaaaaaaactttggatTGTAAACTATTTAACTACATTATTAACTATGAAAGGTAAagatcacccaaaaatgaaaataatgtcattaatgactcacctaATGACTCTTTTATCATATcattaaccctttagatgcatctgcagcaggcacttattttgacaagacatgtgatgcacataatatctctcaaagcgcagaacacatatttggaaaaaaggaaccacacacatgacgggctacatacatgttgtgacgaacttcgcatcgagcaccCTCGGAAAATTAAGTAACTAGCCGCCACTGTTcagggtgcgtttcccaaacaacGACGTAACTCTTTGCTGAACGACCATAGTACGATGCATCGTTGGAGAAACGAACGAccttgtcacgactgtttcccgaaagcatagtaactttgtcgcacattcgtcgtttgaacGATGTTGGTTTTACAACATatttgatgatgtcacgtgggaggtgaagtactaattaatctgtgcaaatcgatttcatgtcagattattgctgtaaataacatatattgcattGGAAGACGgattttgttatcgtgatttagttatttattgtttattttcaagatatttaattcacgcgcaagttccctcttacattagtcctcccagggattccccagggtcttaaagcttgTAGGGCTGCAcacatgcgcagttttcaaatgcagcgctttcactcggtttacaaatttaaagacgtaaaataaaattgtaatatatttagaatgatggatattgactgtactacatgttttttgcttattttgttcaaaagcattgtctacatatgataataacaaggaaagatgcttctaacgacaggtGAAGAGCTGTCGTTCCAACGACACAAGTTAGTAATGCAGTTTGCCAATGTTCGTTTGAAcgatggtttcgggaaacaccaaatcaTTGAACGATGTTAGTAACGATGGAACTTACGATGTTCGCACCCCAGATCAAAAGTTCACAAAACTCACAGTGGGCAGGACTTTTATGGtaagataaaataaatgtttagcAATATTTATAGTAATTTGTGGTAAAATGATGCTCATTTCATCAAGTACAGTCTTTGATGTGATGGTATTTTGTGAAACATTAAACTAAAATGGTTCAACAATCGCTATAGTGTGggttatggttcaaaaaacatattttccacataccatataCTGACataggtcagtattaaaaagtaaattcttaattctACACAAAATCTGATATCTGCCgggttattctgtcatcttttctccatttttttccaaaatgtgataaacgccactcctccttctctgttttttttaaatcagtgtatacactagtcaactgaatgaatataacatggcaaagatgaatgcacatttatatattgattcaatagattaatgtcattttgaaaaacaaaaacttttcatggatttaatgcattttgcggattttttattgtatatattaaatactttttataataaatctttgtggatttatttttttattagtttataataaaaattcaaatccataaagatgctatgtgaatgtttaaaaaaaaaaaggttttcatcttgtcacttagcatagaaaacacattttacctaaattagtcaaaatattgcatttcggaaccaaactcttcatacatTTCTTTTTGTTTGTAATTCAGTGTTTATTAATTTTGagaaaacataacattttgcaatattatataaaaaaagtattagaCCACTATTTCCCCTATACCTTCCCGCCTTCCCTCACCCATCCCGTTGCACTCAGGACTTGGACGGATCAACATGATACAGGATAGAAAATTGACATCTCTCTTCTGACTGCCAACATGCATTTGtgtagtggcatctagtggtgagattgcaagGTATTAACTCCGTAGAAGGAAAAGAACAAAACCTAAAACATGACGTAGAGTTGTCAAGGTAGCAATTTCACTGGAACTAAACAAATCAATCTAACCATAGATGTGACCAGTAGCAGTGGCTTTCTTAACATATCTCAAATAATTTGGCAAGGGTTCTATGACTTTAGTAGTatattttatagcatttttttgCCCTGAGGGTCGGGTTTGGTCCcactaccctgctgaaaaacccagcataccagcaagaccagcatatgttgtgttttggtgctggtttgctggtgaccaccagcatagaccagcataattcccatgctggtttggtgctggtttagctggaggtcatcagcataccagcaccagcatcccatgctgggcAGACCAgcaaatgttgtgttttggtgctggtatgctggtgaccaccagctaaaccagcatgagaattatgctggtctatgttGTCTTTTCAGCAGGGTCCACAGGACATGagttaatatcgtctttactaccttatcaatatgagctgaatctgatccagaaaatgcagatgaccaagttgatcgatcaactttgccAGTGAGGCTCGAGCAGgacgtaacagattggtaaggtaaggattactaaaacattaaaaccatgtctgctTTTGTGATCATAGAAATGAAAAACAACAAGCTCTACTTTGCACTGCAAAAACCTTGCGTTTGAATCATGAATCATTTAGTCGGCagtaaatatgaaaacatagacttcttacaggctgtgagtcagtaGCTGGCAAAATAATGATAAATACGTTGTGTCCACGTCAAccggcccaggaagtaaactgttgcctacaatccgtgtttgttgtagtccataATAAGACATTTATGTTGGAAACGATATGCAGGTTAACAAAAGATataaatcccaaagtaaacaatgacacgagttatcgtttactttgggatttgtatcttttgcatatcgtttacATGTACAAATACACCTTTACAcgccaaaggaaatgtaaaatcttgAATTGGATAATTGTTGCTATTTCAATAAAAGAGCTGCAAGGCAATGAGACAGAAAATAATCCAATTTATAAGTAATATTTAGCCCAGCAAAAGAGTTCATTTTACTGGTTGGGTTGACTGAAATAATCCAGATTTCTGGGTTAAATTGTAAAACCCACTAGGGTCAAACCAACCCATCAGTTTACCAATTACAGTTTGCAGTTGCAATTGACATTTCGCTAAGCCACGCGCGAACACCGCCACAAGCCAATCGTGGTTTAGCAACCATAACATAGAGGTCTGTTAAGCTTTCGAGCGAGGGAAACATGCCGAGTTGTGGGTATGGATTGTGTAAATCTGATACCCTGTATCCTAAAAGTTTAGACGGGGTGATGGAATTTTTTCTCTTCCCGAAACCTAAAACCCAAAGGgagaaatgacaaacatggaTCAAGCAGCATTTAAGGCCTCATTCGCAACTAAATGTCAACAGGATTAACAAAAACACCAGCTAGCTAACTCAGCAAATCATTGCTTGGAAATAATGACGGTTCTTTGTTTACAATGCAtatatttgaatgtaaaataagATGATTAAAGGCAAGATGGAAGCTGActgacatatttaaaaatgtttttttagcattttgttAATGGACGGCCTACCTCAGAGTACCCCAATCCGATCGCGGCTGCTGTTTGCACTGAGACCTAACCTATAGACTTTAGCTTCAATtttgattaaattattttctaatCTGTTTCATATTATGTTGTGTATATATCACTCGAATACATACTGCAGTCCTTTTGGTTTTGCTCTCTCAGATATTTTACCTGTTCGCCAAAAATGACTAATTATCTCCTTGGTAACGTCTGACACAGgtgcatacatactgtaatagcAGGCGCGAAAGAGGGCGGGACTAAGTGAAGGGTCAATTGAGGCTAAATGGTTAAATTCAAAACAACActttaaatcatgttttgaaTCTGGTGAATGTACAGCATGATTATTAATTGGTAGGAATTTAATAgtggttaaaaaataaaaaatataattctgtCTGATGAAGCATTTAGTGAAGCATTTTGTGAAGCCAAGAACTTTTGCTAGTCTTAAACAAATCTTTGTCTTTTCATgcaaacaataaaacattttgaaagtCAAATTTATCTAAACTAAGATAAGAATTCCAGGAGAAAGTTGATTTTAGAGAGAAGAGGAGAATAGAGAAGAGCAGAGATATCGGGTAAGATACTTTACTGATGTTATTATATTGTACAACTGACCTGCATAGAGAAGCgtcttgttttttatttattttactttctaGAATAGAACATTAATGAATATTTATGgttaaatgataaaaacagtTATTTCTGCAATAATTCACTGAAATTAAATGGACTTGTCAAATAACAAATGAATTTCAATGAATCATGGCTATCTTGAAGTAGGAGAGACTGGGAGTGTTGTGACACCTTTTGTTTCaacatatttgtgaccctgactGTAAAAACTCAGCTAAAGTCTACATAAATAATCCCTACATAATGTGaatattctgtaaaaaaataaaaccttgatatctttattgCTGGGTCTTTCCCAAACGTTGGGTTAAAAGCCAGaattaacatttgttaaatTTAGACCATTTTTGTCTTGATgcagttatattatatattttatgcttttacacacacaaacaaaaaaaatgctggggtaTTTTCAAActagcattgggtcaaaagggGAGAAACCCAGCTGTTTGGTTAAATTAatctaaaaatattaaatattatgagTTATAACAGGCCTACAACCTTTAGCTATAAAATCTTTatctttgaaaatgtttattgtaCTTTAACTGTGACTGTATTCTGTGTTTTCTTTAACTCAAAACAAATTACTTTTTTGCAAAATGACATACTTATAAATGTTTAAGACTTGACCTAGGTAGGTTGATTAATATTTTTTGATTGAAATGTTAAGAGCTGTCAGCTGAGTTTACATTCACCACACTAAATGTTCAcagacacacatgcacagaCAAATAATTTCTttcaagattttaaaaatacacCTCCTATGACCTGGCATGACCTATGACTTTtgtgttgtttgcaccataatattcaattctgtgtaactggaatctcttgtacacaaacgtggacaattacactgcttcatatTCAAcgaaaaatatttgttttttatatttattgtttcttcgtaaccccaaatagctggaagaaatctaaaatgcaagacaaaccaaagcttgggtcttaggaggttaagagTGAGTATTAAATTGGACAACATTTCATTGATACAAACTTAGGCccagatttactaaatgggGCCAATTAGAACAAGAGCACACTTCCAAAAAAGCGAcgatgggagtggtaatatctgcaggttatttactaaaaatgtGCAAATTAAATTACAaaggcgcaacagctgatttccataatgaccaacaatCTACTAAGACTAGCTCCTGCGAGTGATCGAATGCCTGATGAGCTTGAGTTCATCCACGGACATCTTAGCTGAAAATTCGGGGTGAAATCTCAGCTAACAAAGCCATACACTGAAAAGAACCGGAAGAACTGACAAAGAGGTTTTGAAACACCTgctattgtgtgacttctcctagtgactccagcaaataaaaaaaattacatggcttggcaaacataACATGGCTTTGAATAATATGCTCCTCAGACATTCCAAATAAACTCttacatgttaaaaaaatccTCTGCCTTGTACCACTCGCTCTCTGATGTCTCTCTTATCagcaacaattgcagccatttcaagtaaactcctagaaatgcatgcaataaggtcagtcacaaaaataactagaccacacattttcagcgctaattatccactgcgcgtctttagtaGGCCTAAATCCCGCCAGTCGTCATTTAATGTCAAGATGATGGTTTGAGCTGGCACAAGCGCCATCTAGTACTGTCATAGAGTttgaaagagaacaaatgagTCTTGGCCCAAGATCAGATTTTTTGCATGAGTGCTTGGATGTGTTGCGTAGGTGCTTGTGAAAATAGGCAAAACCGTGTGTCACACTGCGAAAGCGTGAGAGTTGGCAGCTCTGGATAATAGTAACTTGCGCAAATCTTTTATCTTCaatggcattaactaatattgcatttcatttaataaaatgcttgtAATTGTTCACATGTCATTGAATGtataaatatgctgttcttgttgcatttgCACAGCGGTAATAAACAGCAGATGTTCTCAACATGCCACGCTGGCGTAACTCTAAACAGAAAATAATCCAGTAGTTCGTGCATCAGCACTGAATACCTTAAGTAATTTTATTACCTCAGCAATGAGCTACTCCACAATGTCATCTCTGTCTTTTCAAATGCTATGCTATTCTcgttaatatttaacatttctaaaacaatatttttatagttatcgttataatgtgaacagCCCTTTGTCTTTCCTTTACTTGTACAGAGCATTGAGCCTGAGCTCAAAACCGAGATACAGTCATGTTTGCAATTCTTCTGACTGTATCATTGTTTAGCCAAGGTAAGAGAACATTTTTTACTACCATGTGTGGGTTTTTTAAATGGAGCATTGCTGTGTTTGGATTGGTGCCTGTGTGATGATCAAATGACATTTTTAACACTCTTTTCAATTTGAAGGTCTTACAATAGTGGGCCATGGAAAAAGTTTCATCACAGCATTTCCAGAAAATTTAGGTTTCTTTTATCGAAACACTTCAAATAGTCTGAGAGTCACCGCCCTCCATGACAACACATTTGTCGACATCTTTTTCAACGGCAGCAGCACACCAACAAAAAAGATATTAAACCTGATGTTAGGCAAAACTGAAACTGTGGTGTTTCCAAAATCTGCTGAAGTATATCAACTCAACTACTCCACACAATCTATCCGAATTAACAGTACCAAAAACATTGTAGTACATTCTGTGAGTAGTGCAAATTTTACGATTAATACAATCTCAGCCCAGACCAATGTTGTTCAACCCAATGCAAATCTCGGGATAAATTATCTGATCCCTTCACTGAACTACACAAATTTTCTGACAACGTTTGGCATATCCCAGTCAACCTCCTCGTTCACAAGATACGACTCATTCAGACTAATCATCATCAATGCTGAGGACACAGAAAACAATATCACGATAGTCAAAAATATATCAGACAAAATTCAGTTAGTAAACTTCACGATCCCATCATATCAACTTATCCAGTTGCAGGCCGATGATTCAATGATGATGGTTAAAACGAGTCATAAAATAGCTGTGCTGCTGACTCACCCGTGTCTAGATAAAACAAACTGTTCATGCAGCATGATAGTCAATCAGATTCTTCCTGTGAGATTTCAGGGTCAGAACTTTGTTGTGCCCCACATTCAAGGTATAACCCAGAGACAGTTAGTTATGACATCAAATGATGAGGCAAGCTCACTATCTCAAAACAACACTGAATTAACTCCTAGTTCATCAGGGTATCTGTCACTCTCGGATTTAAACACCCAGTATGTAACCGCATCGAGTGACGTGTCTCTCAGACTGATCAGTCCAGGACTTTTCATTGAATTGATCCCAGAACACATGTTTGCTGGCTGCTACCTGCTGCCGTTCTATTCAAACAGCAAGTTGGCAGTTGTGATAGCTAAAACTGACAGCACAGCTCAAGTGAGCTTAGGTTCAAAC
Above is a window of Paramisgurnus dabryanus chromosome 13, PD_genome_1.1, whole genome shotgun sequence DNA encoding:
- the LOC135717757 gene encoding uncharacterized protein — its product is MFAILLTVSLFSQGLTIVGHGKSFITAFPENLGFFYRNTSNSLRVTALHDNTFVDIFFNGSSTPTKKILNLMLGKTETVVFPKSAEVYQLNYSTQSIRINSTKNIVVHSVSSANFTINTISAQTNVVQPNANLGINYLIPSLNYTNFLTTFGISQSTSSFTRYDSFRLIIINAEDTENNITIVKNISDKIQLVNFTIPSYQLIQLQADDSMMMVKTSHKIAVLLTHPCLDKTNCSCSMIVNQILPVRFQGQNFVVPHIQGITQRQLVMTSNDEASSLSQNNTELTPSSSGYLSLSDLNTQYVTASSDVSLRLISPGLFIELIPEHMFAGCYLLPFYSNSKLAVVIAKTDSTAQVSLGSNTIDTSAWSEISNTQYSKAEITSSDPLALIWTTSSKIVVYIVDKSGDTIFGGPAIPINEQPAPNGCMIPGEFVVGYQLLKWTESLAYCTKLEREFACPINKYIQIEFTKQVNKTNVEGWIGLRQSLMTTEWYWQTSATSASSSVDYVNWANGQPRANKLEICASLSLNGKDDFKWKTARCCKKKLPVCYKPPKIFIL